A window from Nodosilinea sp. PGN35 encodes these proteins:
- a CDS encoding ROK family protein — MTAKTSGVRRSNAGKGEPMNVLVVDIGGSNVKVLASGQTEARKFASGSAMTPELMVAGVKGLTSDWPYDGVAVGYPGLVHRGDVVQEPKNLAPGWVGFDFEGAFGCPVRLINDAAMQALGSYENGTMLFLGLGTGLGSAMVVEGVVVPLELAHLPYKKGTYESYLGKRALERLGKKKWRRYVDTCVGELIAALQIDDVVIGGGQIKVLKELPAGCRPGHNRNAFTGGFRLWEPGRERFSAAA, encoded by the coding sequence TTGACTGCTAAAACCTCGGGCGTGCGCCGGTCTAATGCAGGCAAAGGGGAACCCATGAACGTACTGGTGGTGGATATCGGCGGCAGCAACGTCAAGGTTTTAGCCTCGGGGCAAACCGAGGCTCGCAAGTTTGCTTCTGGATCAGCCATGACGCCAGAGCTGATGGTCGCTGGGGTTAAGGGACTGACCAGCGATTGGCCCTACGACGGGGTAGCGGTGGGTTATCCCGGTTTGGTGCATAGGGGTGACGTGGTTCAAGAGCCTAAAAACCTGGCTCCGGGGTGGGTAGGTTTTGACTTTGAGGGGGCCTTTGGCTGCCCAGTGCGCTTAATTAATGACGCGGCCATGCAGGCGCTGGGCAGCTATGAGAACGGCACCATGCTGTTTTTGGGTCTGGGCACGGGCCTCGGATCCGCTATGGTGGTTGAAGGGGTAGTGGTTCCCCTGGAGCTGGCTCACTTGCCCTACAAAAAAGGGACCTACGAGAGCTATTTGGGCAAGCGTGCTTTAGAACGCCTGGGCAAAAAGAAATGGCGCAGGTACGTGGACACCTGCGTAGGTGAGCTGATCGCGGCTCTACAGATCGATGATGTGGTAATCGGGGGCGGCCAAATTAAGGTGCTGAAGGAACTCCCGGCGGGCTGCCGTCCCGGCCACAACCGCAATGCGTTTACCGGTGGGTTCCGGCTGTGGGAGCCGGGCAGAGAGCGCTTTTCGGCGGCTGCCTAG
- a CDS encoding pentapeptide repeat-containing protein, with protein MSWPRPNSFTKLVQSWGKPYHNLMRSLLIDAWAFEYWNTDSSTTTPARPMRWNIFVSLLVLFAAVTPTAWRVAREQLSRYQTLEAVADAATETVSTAQAVLSSPNRRCQRCEFAGANLSGQDLSRKNFREANMAGANLTRTQLINAVLHRANLTQATLHQVNLQGADLSEAILVQADLSQAQMLHVSLVKADLTNASLTQAELRDTALCSAQLQGADLSEASLYGAILRQADLANADLRGADLRYADLYEADLTNANLTGARLEFATMPDGSTYNQGYVQPVNPSHGCDSNPAESVADQPAT; from the coding sequence GTGTCCTGGCCCAGACCAAACTCCTTTACAAAGCTGGTACAAAGCTGGGGCAAGCCCTATCACAACTTGATGCGATCGCTCCTGATCGATGCCTGGGCTTTCGAGTATTGGAACACCGACTCCAGTACCACTACCCCAGCCCGACCTATGCGGTGGAATATCTTCGTCAGCCTGCTCGTGCTTTTTGCCGCTGTCACCCCTACCGCTTGGCGAGTGGCGCGCGAGCAACTCAGCCGCTACCAAACCCTAGAGGCGGTAGCCGATGCCGCCACAGAAACCGTCTCTACCGCCCAGGCGGTCCTCTCTTCCCCCAATCGCCGCTGTCAGCGGTGCGAATTCGCCGGGGCTAACCTCAGTGGTCAAGACCTCAGCCGCAAAAATTTTCGCGAGGCCAACATGGCAGGGGCCAACCTCACCCGCACCCAGCTAATCAATGCCGTCCTGCACAGGGCAAATTTGACCCAGGCTACCCTCCACCAGGTCAATCTCCAGGGAGCCGACCTCTCCGAAGCCATTTTGGTGCAGGCTGACCTCAGTCAGGCCCAAATGCTCCACGTCAGCCTGGTCAAAGCCGATCTCACCAATGCCTCTCTAACCCAGGCCGAGCTGCGCGACACCGCTCTGTGCTCAGCCCAACTCCAGGGAGCCGACCTATCAGAGGCGAGCCTCTACGGCGCTATTTTGCGCCAGGCCGATCTAGCCAATGCCGATCTGCGGGGGGCCGACCTGCGCTACGCCGACCTCTACGAGGCTGACCTCACCAACGCCAACCTGACCGGAGCCCGTCTAGAGTTTGCCACCATGCCCGACGGCAGCACCTACAACCAGGGCTATGTACAGCCCGTAAACCCCTCCCACGGCTGTGACTCTAACCCGGCTGAAAGCGTTGCCGACCAGCCCGCCACCTAG